The following coding sequences are from one Nonlabens arenilitoris window:
- a CDS encoding murein hydrolase activator EnvC family protein — translation MGKKGLLFTILFLSFAFAKAQSEKAQLEAKKARIQAEINQFSRLLSNVKKESKTMVLLVETIDKKIASTQELINITNKQANLITRSIKKNTDENNKLKQEIKTQKDEYARMIVKAYKSKNEQSRLMFLLSSEDFLQAYKRVQYLKSYADYRKKQADEITAKSMRLEQINKDLQEEKKQKQEILKVNKQQRIALQKDKQEQENLLAVVKQDEKKYSKEIREASKERAIIDRQIQKLIEADIAASNKGKTGAVKGKFYLSPEAKVLANNFKSNKGKLPYPVDEFIISRKYGDQPHPVLAGIKIASNGLRFQAPSNSPAKAIFTGEVVRVQKAANGILSVYVRHGNYTSVYGNLKSVVVQKGDQIKTQDIIGTVFTDNSGVTELRFVLMEDSHTVDPAGWLLRF, via the coding sequence ATGGGAAAAAAAGGTCTGTTATTTACGATTTTATTTTTGAGTTTCGCTTTCGCGAAAGCGCAGTCAGAAAAAGCACAGTTAGAGGCAAAAAAGGCAAGGATACAGGCCGAAATCAATCAGTTCTCAAGGTTACTTTCTAATGTTAAAAAAGAAAGTAAAACAATGGTATTGCTCGTGGAGACCATCGATAAAAAAATAGCAAGTACACAAGAGTTGATTAACATCACAAATAAACAGGCTAATTTAATCACGCGCAGTATCAAGAAAAATACAGACGAGAACAATAAGCTCAAACAAGAAATAAAAACTCAAAAAGATGAATATGCTCGCATGATTGTCAAAGCATATAAGTCAAAAAATGAGCAAAGTAGATTAATGTTCTTACTATCATCTGAAGATTTTTTACAGGCTTACAAAAGAGTACAGTACTTAAAGTCATATGCAGATTATCGTAAAAAGCAGGCAGATGAAATCACTGCTAAATCGATGCGATTAGAACAAATCAATAAAGATCTCCAAGAAGAGAAAAAGCAGAAACAAGAGATCTTAAAGGTAAATAAGCAACAACGTATTGCATTACAAAAAGATAAGCAAGAGCAAGAAAATTTACTAGCTGTTGTAAAACAAGACGAGAAGAAATATTCTAAGGAAATAAGAGAAGCTAGTAAGGAACGAGCTATAATAGATAGACAAATTCAAAAGCTTATAGAGGCAGATATTGCTGCATCTAATAAGGGTAAAACAGGTGCTGTTAAAGGGAAGTTTTACTTATCACCTGAGGCAAAAGTACTCGCTAATAACTTTAAGTCCAATAAAGGAAAATTACCCTATCCAGTAGATGAATTTATCATCTCAAGAAAGTATGGTGATCAACCACATCCTGTACTAGCCGGAATTAAGATTGCTTCCAATGGATTAAGGTTTCAAGCGCCATCTAACTCACCAGCAAAAGCAATTTTTACTGGTGAAGTGGTAAGAGTGCAAAAGGCAGCAAACGGTATCTTATCAGTTTATGTAAGACATGGTAATTACACATCTGTCTATGGTAACTTAAAAAGTGTTGTCGTACAAAAAGGTGATCAAATTAAAACGCAAGACATTATAGGAACTGTTTTTACAGACAATTCTGGTGTAACAGAGCTGCGTTTCGTACTTATGGAAGATAGCCACACAGTTGATCCTGCAGGATGGTTATTGAGGTTTTAA
- the atpA gene encoding F0F1 ATP synthase subunit alpha, with amino-acid sequence MAEVNPAEVSAILKQQLSGFDATASLDEVGTVLTVGDGIARVYGLSNAQYGELVAFTSGIEGIVLNLEEDNVGVVLLGPSTGIAEGDTVKRTQRIASLKVGEGIVGRVVNTLGEPIDGKGAIEGDLYEMPLERKAPGVVFRQPVTEPLQTGIKSIDAMIPVGRGQRELVIGDRQTGKTTVCIDTILNQKEFYDAGEPVYCIYVAIGQKASTVANIAKVLEEKGALAYTTIVAANASDPAAMQVYAPFAGASIGEYFRDTGRPALIIYDDLSKQAVAYREISLLLRRPPGREAYPGDVFFLHSRLLERAAKVIADDEIAKNMNDLPDSLKPIVKGGGSLTALPIIETQAGDVSAYIPTNVISITDGQIFLDGDLFNSGVRPAINVGISVSRVGGSAQIKSMKKVSGTLKLDQAAFRELEAFAKFGSDLDATTLGVIEKGKRNVEILKQAENDPYTVEDQIAIIYAGSKNLLKNVPVEKVKEFERDFIELLNAKHRGTLDTLKAGKLTDEVIDTLTAVAKDLSSRY; translated from the coding sequence ATGGCAGAAGTAAATCCAGCAGAAGTATCTGCAATACTTAAGCAACAATTATCAGGTTTTGATGCAACTGCATCACTTGATGAAGTGGGAACCGTACTTACAGTAGGTGATGGTATCGCACGTGTTTACGGTCTTTCTAACGCCCAATATGGTGAACTAGTTGCGTTTACATCTGGGATTGAAGGTATCGTTCTTAACCTAGAAGAAGATAATGTAGGTGTGGTACTTTTAGGCCCGTCAACTGGTATCGCTGAAGGTGACACTGTGAAACGCACACAACGTATCGCATCTCTTAAAGTAGGTGAAGGTATTGTAGGTCGTGTTGTCAACACATTAGGTGAGCCTATCGATGGTAAAGGTGCTATTGAAGGTGACTTATATGAAATGCCTCTAGAGCGCAAAGCTCCTGGAGTTGTTTTCCGTCAACCGGTAACGGAACCATTACAAACAGGTATTAAGTCTATTGATGCAATGATTCCTGTAGGTCGTGGACAACGTGAGCTTGTAATTGGTGACCGTCAGACTGGTAAAACTACAGTTTGTATTGACACGATTCTTAACCAAAAAGAATTTTACGATGCTGGTGAGCCAGTATACTGTATATATGTAGCTATAGGACAAAAAGCCTCTACAGTTGCAAACATTGCAAAAGTGCTTGAAGAAAAAGGTGCTCTTGCTTATACTACAATTGTTGCTGCAAATGCATCTGACCCAGCAGCAATGCAGGTTTATGCACCATTTGCTGGAGCATCGATAGGTGAGTACTTCCGTGATACTGGTCGTCCAGCACTTATCATTTATGATGATTTATCTAAGCAAGCAGTTGCTTATCGTGAGATCTCTCTACTTTTACGTCGTCCACCAGGACGTGAGGCATATCCTGGAGATGTATTCTTCCTTCACTCAAGATTATTGGAGCGTGCAGCAAAGGTTATTGCAGATGATGAAATCGCAAAAAACATGAACGACCTACCAGATAGTTTAAAACCTATCGTTAAAGGTGGTGGATCTCTTACTGCACTTCCTATTATTGAAACACAAGCTGGTGACGTATCTGCTTATATCCCTACTAACGTAATCTCGATTACAGATGGACAGATTTTCCTAGATGGTGATTTATTCAACTCTGGTGTACGTCCTGCGATTAATGTAGGTATCTCTGTATCGCGTGTTGGTGGATCTGCACAGATCAAGTCTATGAAAAAAGTATCTGGTACTTTAAAATTAGACCAGGCAGCTTTCCGTGAACTTGAAGCGTTTGCAAAGTTCGGTTCTGACCTTGATGCAACTACTTTAGGTGTTATTGAAAAAGGAAAGAGAAACGTTGAGATATTAAAGCAAGCAGAAAATGATCCTTACACTGTTGAAGATCAGATTGCAATTATCTATGCAGGTTCTAAGAACTTATTGAAAAACGTTCCTGTTGAAAAAGTAAAAGAATTTGAAAGAGACTTTATAGAATTACTTAATGCAAAGCATAGAGGAACTCTAGATACTCTTAAAGCTGGAAAACTTACTGATGAAGTGATTGATACACTTACAGCAGTAGCAAAAGATCTTTCTAGTAGATACTAA
- a CDS encoding lipopolysaccharide biosynthesis protein codes for MSAINRLFKHTFVYGLATVLPRLLTVLLTPLLTNYLPNPEDFGEVSIIFSWIIIFNVLLTYGTETAFFRYFTETDDKSKVLGTAIGTLLGTTLLFVIVSYLSLDHIASWTDKSANYWRWVIGVLAFDTLAVVPFAYMRAQGKAVKYAVIKMINVIISVGCSALFLIWLQDIPGLRDWLPSDKIELYFIAFFGASALTFLVICKPYFSKWKFDVLLWKRMLRYGFPILIAGLAFAINETFDKILLEWLLIDNATDQVGIYTACYRLAVGMTLFSTAFKLGVEPFFFSEAKNEKAPQLYAQITKMFVILGSIALLAYIVLVDLIKALLINEKYYDAMDIVPLVLIAYLFFGIYQSISVWYKVTDKTKYGAYISVLGAALTIGLNVLLIPQIGYIASAITTCAAYGLMMVTSYVLSRKHFAIPYDLKNILLYLIVSISFSVIFFYFFREELGIGSWSLYLVGILMTAVLAGLIWIREKTFIKNLIKK; via the coding sequence TTGAGCGCAATTAATCGTCTTTTTAAGCACACATTTGTCTATGGTCTAGCGACCGTACTACCTCGATTATTAACCGTATTACTGACGCCATTATTAACTAATTATTTACCTAATCCAGAAGATTTTGGGGAAGTATCCATCATATTTTCTTGGATCATCATCTTTAATGTCTTGTTAACTTATGGTACAGAGACGGCGTTTTTTAGATATTTTACAGAGACTGATGATAAATCTAAGGTTCTAGGAACGGCTATAGGAACTTTGTTAGGTACTACGTTATTATTTGTGATCGTTTCTTACTTAAGTTTAGACCATATCGCTTCATGGACTGATAAATCTGCAAATTACTGGAGATGGGTGATAGGTGTACTGGCTTTTGATACTCTAGCAGTAGTGCCATTTGCATATATGAGAGCACAAGGCAAAGCGGTAAAGTATGCAGTAATTAAAATGATTAACGTAATCATTTCGGTAGGTTGCAGTGCGCTTTTCTTGATATGGCTGCAAGATATTCCAGGTTTACGAGATTGGTTACCTAGTGATAAGATTGAATTGTATTTCATTGCATTTTTTGGGGCAAGTGCACTCACGTTTTTGGTGATTTGTAAACCGTACTTCAGTAAGTGGAAATTTGATGTCTTGTTATGGAAAAGAATGCTGCGCTATGGCTTTCCTATTTTAATAGCTGGATTAGCATTTGCTATTAATGAAACCTTTGATAAAATATTATTAGAATGGTTGTTGATTGATAATGCTACTGATCAAGTAGGAATCTATACGGCATGTTATAGACTTGCTGTAGGGATGACTTTATTTTCAACAGCCTTTAAATTAGGAGTCGAACCTTTCTTTTTTAGTGAGGCAAAAAATGAAAAAGCACCACAGCTCTATGCTCAAATTACAAAGATGTTTGTAATCTTAGGCTCGATAGCATTGCTTGCTTATATAGTATTAGTAGATCTGATTAAAGCATTATTAATCAATGAAAAATATTATGATGCTATGGACATCGTCCCGCTGGTATTGATTGCTTATTTATTTTTTGGGATATATCAATCCATATCTGTTTGGTATAAAGTGACTGATAAGACTAAATATGGAGCTTACATTTCAGTTCTCGGAGCTGCGTTAACTATAGGATTGAACGTTTTATTAATTCCTCAAATAGGATATATAGCCAGCGCTATAACCACATGTGCAGCTTATGGGTTAATGATGGTAACTTCTTATGTACTCAGTAGAAAGCATTTTGCAATACCATATGACCTTAAAAATATCTTATTGTATTTAATCGTTTCGATTAGTTTTTCCGTGATATTCTTTTATTTTTTCAGAGAAGAGTTGGGTATAGGCAGTTGGAGTCTTTATCTTGTGGGAATACTTATGACGGCTGTTCTAGCCGGATTAATCTGGATACGAGAGAAAACATTTATTAAAAATTTGATTAAAAAATAA
- the dut gene encoding dUTP diphosphatase, protein MTIKIINKSAHALPHYETEASAGMDLRANLETPVILEPMERAIIKTGLFIELPIGYEAQVRPRSGLAAKKGITVLNAPGTVDADYRGEIGVILVNLSNETFTIENGERIAQLVIAKHERAQWQKVEELSSTDRGAGGFGSTGVK, encoded by the coding sequence ATGACCATAAAAATCATCAATAAATCGGCACATGCATTACCTCATTATGAGACTGAGGCTAGTGCAGGAATGGATTTAAGAGCAAATCTAGAAACACCAGTGATTCTGGAACCTATGGAACGTGCCATTATTAAAACAGGTCTATTTATAGAACTACCTATAGGTTATGAAGCGCAAGTAAGACCTAGAAGTGGTCTCGCTGCAAAAAAAGGAATTACAGTTTTAAACGCACCAGGAACAGTCGATGCAGATTATCGTGGTGAAATAGGCGTGATTCTTGTAAATTTATCAAATGAAACGTTTACTATTGAAAATGGTGAGCGTATTGCACAACTTGTCATTGCAAAGCATGAGCGTGCACAATGGCAAAAAGTAGAAGAATTAAGCAGTACAGATCGCGGCGCAGGCGGTTTTGGAAGTACTGGAGTAAAATAA
- a CDS encoding sugar phosphate nucleotidyltransferase, with protein MKIIVPMAGRGSRLRPHTLTVPKPLIPIANKPIVHRLVTDIARILEEPVTEVAFILGDPAFFGDDVVSSLEELATSLGAKASIYRQGEPLGTGHAIMSAADSLSGPAVVAYADTLIRADFKLDPAADAVIWTKQVDQPEAYGVVKLNDKEEIVELVEKPETFVSDQAVIGIYYFKEVADLKNELQFVLENNIINGGEYQINDGIKRMMQNGKVFKTGTVDEWMDCGNKVVTVETNTRIIEFMKKDESDEINTNPTLENAKIIEPCVIDPSVVIKNSTVGPHVSIGAGTVIENSTIKNSLIQCHSVIKNATLDEAMIGNHVKYDANYEKVSIGDYTVME; from the coding sequence ATGAAAATAATCGTACCTATGGCTGGACGTGGTTCTAGATTAAGACCACATACATTAACAGTTCCTAAGCCGTTAATTCCTATTGCAAATAAACCTATCGTTCACAGACTAGTGACAGATATTGCTCGCATATTAGAAGAGCCAGTTACTGAGGTGGCTTTTATATTGGGCGATCCGGCATTTTTTGGCGATGATGTAGTAAGCAGTTTAGAAGAGTTAGCTACCAGTCTAGGAGCAAAAGCTAGTATATACCGCCAAGGTGAACCATTAGGGACAGGACACGCTATTATGAGTGCAGCAGACTCACTTTCAGGACCTGCAGTAGTTGCTTATGCAGACACGTTGATAAGAGCAGACTTTAAACTAGATCCTGCAGCAGACGCTGTTATATGGACAAAGCAAGTTGATCAACCAGAAGCTTATGGTGTGGTAAAACTTAACGATAAAGAAGAAATTGTTGAGCTCGTCGAAAAGCCAGAAACTTTTGTGTCTGATCAAGCTGTAATAGGAATCTATTACTTCAAAGAAGTTGCAGACCTTAAAAATGAGTTACAATTTGTATTAGAAAATAATATCATCAATGGTGGAGAATACCAAATTAATGATGGTATCAAACGCATGATGCAAAATGGGAAAGTTTTTAAAACAGGAACCGTAGATGAGTGGATGGACTGTGGTAATAAAGTGGTTACAGTAGAAACTAACACACGCATCATCGAGTTTATGAAAAAGGATGAAAGTGATGAAATCAACACAAATCCTACCCTAGAAAATGCTAAAATTATAGAACCTTGCGTTATAGACCCATCAGTAGTTATTAAAAACTCTACAGTAGGACCACACGTTTCTATAGGAGCAGGAACTGTTATAGAAAATTCAACTATTAAAAATTCATTAATACAATGTCATTCTGTAATTAAGAATGCTACTTTAGATGAAGCTATGATAGGAAATCATGTGAAATATGATGCAAACTATGAAAAAGTGAGCATCGGTGATTATACAGTAATGGAATAA
- a CDS encoding DUF4292 domain-containing protein, producing the protein MKVYRIIYIFLALVVASCGSVQKAANNASATAKKGSVVKAHTAARTDFKTMQSRLSVSYKDEKQSRNVTVDLRIEKGKQIWMSAKFLGFTAAKIYITPDRVQFYEKLNKRSFDGDFSLISDFLGEPLEYQQLEDLLLGQAVESLQPHDFSIVDNQYQFKQGQLIEKLFKLRPSDFKLSQQSIRKPADDSFLVITYPDYQVVDKRIIPLEVKVDAKRGKRLSQVILEFKNIEFNQNLSFPFSIPSNSKPMNL; encoded by the coding sequence ATGAAAGTATACCGAATTATATACATCTTTCTTGCCCTAGTTGTGGCTAGCTGTGGTAGTGTTCAAAAAGCTGCAAATAATGCTAGCGCCACCGCAAAAAAGGGAAGTGTTGTAAAAGCTCATACCGCAGCTCGTACAGACTTTAAGACCATGCAGTCTAGACTTTCTGTAAGTTATAAAGATGAGAAGCAATCGCGTAATGTGACTGTAGATTTACGTATTGAAAAAGGAAAACAAATCTGGATGAGTGCAAAATTTCTAGGCTTTACAGCAGCCAAAATTTATATCACACCAGATCGCGTACAGTTTTATGAAAAATTAAATAAGCGTTCTTTTGATGGTGACTTTTCGCTAATAAGTGACTTCTTAGGTGAGCCACTAGAATATCAACAATTAGAAGATTTATTATTAGGCCAGGCAGTTGAATCATTACAGCCTCATGATTTCTCTATCGTTGATAATCAGTATCAGTTTAAACAAGGGCAGCTTATTGAAAAGCTGTTTAAATTACGTCCATCAGACTTTAAATTAAGCCAGCAATCTATAAGAAAACCTGCAGATGACAGTTTTCTTGTCATCACTTATCCAGACTATCAGGTAGTGGACAAGCGCATTATTCCGCTAGAGGTAAAAGTCGATGCAAAACGTGGTAAACGTCTTTCTCAGGTCATATTAGAATTTAAAAATATAGAGTTCAATCAGAACCTATCATTTCCATTTTCAATTCCGTCTAACAGCAAACCCATGAATCTGTAA
- a CDS encoding alpha/beta fold hydrolase, giving the protein MKKIISLFVALCLSVLVFACDDQKAIQVEVSGSGQPILFLPGFTVPGEIWNPTVDQLKNKYQCHVVTLAGFGSMEPIEFPWLPKVNESLENYIIDNKLEDVIIIGHSLGGTIATWLASRENSKISQLILVDALPAAGALMFPDFNPDNLSYDSAFNKQQLEMSQENFEQMAIGMSMGMSTNSEAQTQIKNWILAADRKTYVYGYTDYLKLDMREDLNKINVPVTILAAALPYGEDMSRNTYETQYKNLKEYHLIISKDSAHFIMLDQPDWFTSQILQVLAE; this is encoded by the coding sequence ATGAAAAAAATTATTTCCCTATTTGTTGCACTTTGTCTTTCTGTGTTGGTATTTGCTTGTGATGATCAAAAGGCAATTCAGGTAGAAGTATCTGGATCTGGCCAGCCTATATTATTTCTTCCTGGTTTTACTGTGCCTGGTGAGATTTGGAATCCAACGGTAGATCAATTAAAAAATAAGTATCAATGTCATGTAGTGACTTTGGCCGGATTTGGTTCTATGGAGCCTATAGAGTTCCCGTGGTTACCTAAAGTAAATGAATCTCTAGAAAACTATATTATTGATAATAAGTTAGAAGATGTCATTATTATAGGTCATAGTTTAGGTGGTACTATCGCTACCTGGCTTGCTAGCAGAGAAAATTCTAAAATAAGTCAATTAATACTAGTAGATGCGTTGCCTGCAGCTGGTGCTCTCATGTTTCCAGATTTTAATCCAGATAATTTATCTTATGACAGTGCTTTTAATAAACAACAACTAGAGATGAGTCAAGAAAACTTTGAGCAAATGGCAATAGGAATGTCTATGGGAATGAGCACTAATTCTGAAGCACAAACGCAAATCAAAAACTGGATACTTGCCGCAGACCGTAAAACCTATGTCTATGGATATACCGATTATCTTAAATTAGACATGAGAGAAGATCTTAATAAAATTAATGTGCCTGTTACAATACTTGCAGCTGCACTACCTTATGGGGAAGACATGTCCAGAAATACCTATGAAACTCAATATAAAAATCTTAAAGAATATCATTTAATAATATCTAAAGATTCCGCTCACTTTATTATGTTAGATCAACCTGATTGGTTTACGAGTCAAATTTTACAAGTACTGGCTGAGTAA
- a CDS encoding acyl-CoA thioesterase, whose amino-acid sequence MEAKTPSQSFTTVTDMVLPSETNPLNNLFGGELLARMDRAASIAARRHSRRIVVTASVNHVAFNRMVPLGSVVTIEAKVSRAFTSSMEVHMNVWIEDRESGEKTQANEAIYTFVAVDETGRPVQVPAILPETEDERSKYDAALRRKQLSLVLAGKMKAKDATELKALFE is encoded by the coding sequence ATGGAAGCCAAAACGCCTTCACAATCTTTTACCACTGTTACAGATATGGTCTTGCCTAGTGAGACCAACCCATTGAATAATCTATTTGGTGGTGAGTTACTAGCACGTATGGACCGTGCAGCCAGTATTGCCGCTAGAAGACACTCTAGACGTATCGTTGTAACAGCATCTGTAAATCACGTCGCGTTTAATAGAATGGTACCATTAGGAAGTGTTGTAACAATAGAGGCTAAGGTTTCAAGAGCTTTTACATCATCTATGGAAGTTCATATGAACGTATGGATAGAAGATCGTGAGAGTGGTGAAAAAACCCAAGCAAACGAGGCTATATACACCTTTGTTGCTGTGGATGAAACAGGTCGTCCAGTACAAGTACCTGCTATTTTACCAGAAACCGAAGATGAGAGATCAAAATACGATGCAGCATTGCGTCGCAAGCAATTGAGTCTAGTTCTAGCAGGTAAAATGAAAGCAAAAGACGCTACAGAATTGAAAGCATTGTTTGAGTAG
- a CDS encoding RNA polymerase sigma factor, whose amino-acid sequence MIHIETDFKEIYNKHSDKVYRLCIGYAAGDVDLAKDWHQETFIKVWNHRKSFKGDSSISTWIYRIAVNTCLSDLRTPKRKVTTERLVSDQTDSNEITEDRTGMIQKMYHCINQLTSQNKTLILMELEEIPQSTIANTAGLEHGTLRTRLSRIRKSLLKCIKNG is encoded by the coding sequence ATGATTCACATAGAAACAGATTTTAAAGAAATTTACAATAAGCACTCAGATAAAGTGTATCGACTTTGTATAGGTTATGCTGCTGGTGATGTAGACCTAGCAAAAGACTGGCATCAAGAGACGTTTATTAAAGTCTGGAATCACAGAAAATCATTTAAGGGTGATTCTTCCATCAGTACATGGATTTATAGAATAGCGGTAAACACCTGTCTCAGTGATTTAAGAACTCCTAAAAGAAAAGTTACAACAGAAAGACTAGTCAGTGATCAAACAGATTCTAATGAGATAACTGAAGATCGCACAGGCATGATTCAAAAGATGTATCACTGCATCAATCAATTAACATCACAAAATAAAACACTTATTTTAATGGAGTTAGAGGAAATCCCTCAATCTACCATTGCAAATACGGCAGGTTTAGAGCATGGAACTCTTAGAACCAGATTAAGTCGTATTAGAAAATCACTTTTAAAATGTATAAAAAATGGATAA
- the atpG gene encoding ATP synthase F1 subunit gamma has protein sequence MANLKEIRNRISSVSSTMQITSAMKMVSAAKLKKAQDAITAMRPYSDKLTEILQSLSSTMEGEAGSKFAEQREVKKALVVAITSNRGLAGAFNSNIIKELIRLNQEDLNGVAVSYMTIGKKANDFAKKTDNIISNKSDLFDDISFDNVALIAEELMELFVTGEFDKIVLVYNSFKNAATQIIMTEDFLPLKPVAKDEAAIETQKELDYIFEPSKEEIIEELIPKSLKMQLYKGVRDSWASEHGARMTAMHKATDNATELRDQLKLTYNKARQAAITNEILEIVGGAEALNN, from the coding sequence ATGGCGAATCTTAAAGAAATAAGAAACAGAATTTCATCAGTATCTTCTACCATGCAGATTACATCTGCTATGAAGATGGTGAGTGCAGCAAAGCTTAAAAAAGCACAAGATGCTATTACAGCAATGCGTCCTTATTCTGATAAGCTTACTGAGATTTTACAGAGTCTAAGCTCTACCATGGAAGGTGAAGCTGGAAGCAAATTTGCAGAGCAACGTGAAGTAAAAAAAGCCTTAGTTGTCGCTATTACTTCTAATCGTGGGCTGGCAGGTGCTTTTAACTCTAATATTATTAAAGAATTGATTCGTTTGAATCAAGAAGACTTAAATGGTGTCGCTGTTTCTTACATGACCATAGGTAAGAAGGCAAACGATTTTGCAAAGAAGACCGATAATATTATCTCAAACAAGAGTGATCTTTTTGATGACATATCTTTTGATAACGTTGCTCTAATTGCTGAAGAGTTGATGGAGCTGTTTGTAACAGGTGAATTTGATAAAATTGTTTTAGTATATAACAGTTTTAAAAATGCTGCTACTCAAATTATAATGACTGAAGATTTCTTGCCACTTAAACCTGTGGCAAAGGATGAAGCAGCTATCGAAACTCAAAAAGAGCTAGATTACATTTTTGAGCCTTCTAAGGAAGAAATCATTGAAGAGTTAATACCTAAGTCTTTAAAAATGCAATTGTACAAAGGAGTACGTGATTCTTGGGCTAGTGAGCACGGTGCACGTATGACTGCAATGCATAAAGCAACAGATAATGCAACAGAACTTAGAGATCAGTTGAAGTTAACTTATAATAAAGCGCGTCAGGCTGCGATTACTAACGAGATCCTTGAAATCGTAGGTGGAGCAGAAGCGTTGAATAATTAA
- a CDS encoding tetratricopeptide repeat protein, with protein sequence MKKHLIIILMATALSWSTTTYAQEEVEAVEVNQDDLGDVSNSFKDTFFNALAEKAKGNHDRAIVLLQNCAKNEPTSGAVQFELAKNHFANKDFNKAEQSIKKAIELSGNNEWMLDMLFDIYDEQKDYHKAVLVMEQLVKINNNYEEFLPTLYYRTGQYDKALKSLDDIDARQGNGDPRRNALRRSLVNRQQQEVRNENNIESLEAEIARNPNNEQAYINLIYMHGRNGDKEAVFEVAQDFERNVPNSDAAHLALYKIFIENDRIEDGVASLEKILTSDKIDRETKMKVLQDFISMSDGRIELENAVAEAIDWLSDDVEDPNAYRAMGDFYLKKKDPTQAVAFYEKGLELDNNNIDIIKSIALLSIDIKDYNKTILITNSAIDKFPAQPLFYLLNGVAHNSLNAPDKAIEIIELGQSYLLDEVKLEQDMYQQLAISYDKKGDTTRASIMRTKAQELSKKL encoded by the coding sequence ATGAAAAAACACTTAATAATTATTTTGATGGCTACTGCTCTTTCATGGAGCACAACTACATATGCACAAGAAGAAGTAGAAGCAGTAGAAGTGAATCAAGACGATTTAGGTGACGTTTCTAATAGTTTTAAGGACACTTTTTTCAATGCTCTTGCTGAGAAAGCCAAAGGGAATCATGATCGAGCCATAGTATTGCTACAAAACTGTGCAAAAAATGAACCTACTTCTGGAGCGGTACAATTTGAACTAGCAAAAAATCATTTTGCAAATAAGGATTTTAATAAGGCAGAACAGTCCATTAAAAAAGCGATAGAACTATCTGGTAATAATGAGTGGATGCTAGATATGCTTTTTGATATCTATGATGAACAAAAAGATTACCATAAGGCCGTTCTGGTCATGGAACAACTTGTAAAAATTAATAATAATTATGAAGAGTTTTTACCGACACTGTATTACCGCACTGGTCAGTATGATAAGGCTTTAAAATCTCTTGACGACATAGATGCTAGGCAAGGTAATGGAGATCCTCGCAGGAATGCCCTGCGTCGCAGTCTAGTTAATAGACAGCAACAAGAGGTACGCAATGAAAACAATATAGAGTCATTAGAGGCAGAAATTGCAAGAAATCCTAATAACGAACAGGCATATATCAATTTGATTTACATGCATGGTCGCAATGGTGATAAAGAAGCCGTTTTTGAGGTCGCACAAGATTTTGAACGTAATGTTCCTAATAGTGATGCCGCACATCTTGCGTTGTACAAAATCTTTATTGAAAACGACCGTATCGAAGACGGTGTTGCAAGTCTAGAAAAAATACTAACCTCAGATAAAATTGATCGAGAAACTAAAATGAAGGTCTTACAAGACTTCATAAGTATGTCAGATGGGCGCATAGAACTAGAGAACGCCGTTGCAGAAGCAATAGACTGGCTGTCTGATGATGTTGAAGATCCTAACGCTTATCGTGCTATGGGTGATTTTTACCTTAAGAAAAAAGACCCTACACAAGCCGTTGCGTTCTATGAAAAAGGACTAGAATTAGATAATAATAACATCGATATTATTAAAAGTATAGCCCTATTAAGCATTGATATAAAAGATTATAATAAAACAATACTTATAACAAATTCAGCTATTGATAAATTTCCTGCTCAACCATTGTTTTATTTATTAAATGGTGTCGCTCATAATAGTTTAAATGCTCCAGATAAGGCCATCGAAATTATAGAATTGGGACAAAGCTATTTACTCGATGAAGTAAAATTAGAGCAAGATATGTACCAGCAACTTGCAATTTCATATGATAAAAAAGGAGACACAACTCGTGCCTCTATAATGAGAACCAAGGCTCAAGAACTTTCTAAAAAATTATAA